One Polypterus senegalus isolate Bchr_013 chromosome 10, ASM1683550v1, whole genome shotgun sequence DNA segment encodes these proteins:
- the LOC120536648 gene encoding cardiotrophin-1-like — MEVIQVTADQLASSRNQGYISKTYSLSQLLWKLSQDLLEEYEKNQGGPLWTPGYPPSPLYPAGVPQPQSATWGNGLNDEKLLQHNFIACISYSCYLQVVQQQQQELNPKATSLHTVLETVIQHMKTLMHNIETIMVSMNFTVPKIDQPTLPNSNSHSGSFQQKLLGYRICLGCNLWLERTVKDFALLASRYPSSF, encoded by the exons ATGGAGGTCATTCAAG TTACAGCTGACCAGCTGGCTTCCAGTCGGAACCAGGGCTACATCTCCAAGACGTACAGCCTCTCCCAACTGCTATGGAAACTCTCCCAAGATCTGCTTGAGGAATAT GAGAAAAACCAAGGTGGTCCATTATGGACACCGGGGTACCCGCCTTCTCCACTGTACCCAGCGGGCGTGCCCCAGCCACAGTCTGCCACCTGGGGGAATGGCCTGAATGATGAAAAACTCCTGCAGCACAACTTCATAGCCTGCATTAGCTATTCGTGTTACCTGCAGGTggtccagcagcagcagcaggagctcAACCCCAAAGCAACTTCCCTGCACACGGTGCTGGAAACCGTGATTCAGCACATGAAGACTCTGATGCACAACATCGAGACCATTATGGTGTCCATGAATTTCACAGTGCCCAAGATCGACCAACCAACACTTCCCAATTCCAACTCCCACTCTGGCAGTTTTCAGCAGAAGCTTCTGGGGTATCGGATCTGCCTGGGTTGTAACTTGTGGCTGGAGAGAACAGTGAAGGACTTTGCACTGCTGGCTAGTAGGTACCCCAGCAGTTTCTAA